ATCGGCAGCCACGTCAATCCCCAGATGAGCGCCATCAGGGCAAAAGCTGCAACGCGGCTCACGCTGAAGGCCCGACAGCAGTCATTCCGTGCCCCTGAAGTCTTTAGAGCATCGTACGGACCCGAACGATGCTCTGATCTATGGACGAAGCATCGGATCGAAGCCCAAAAGTACAAGTCCGTTTTGGATCCGGTGCCGTCGTGACGATACCGCATATGGTGACATCTGGAGGAAGGGCTGAACAGCCGGGCAACCCAGGATTTCACAGGCAAGAAATGCGCATCAACCCGGCAAGGCGCTGGAAGACTTTTCGGTGAAGTGGATCCGGCTCACCGTCAAAAATGCGCCAAAGCAAACAAGAGAGGCGATTCCACGTCAGCGGAGACAGCTCTAGTTCCGGAAGTTGAACTCCGCCTTGTCCATCATGGATTCCACGAGAACTTCCTCGGTCGGGCCATATCCCATCAAAGCCCTGAATTCGGGCAGGCTCGGGCGCTCGAAAACGAGCGTCCCGAGGTCCATCTGGCGCACGATTTCCCCGGCGAGGGACACCATGAAATCGCGCGATGCGATCTCCAGCAACGCGGCCGCCTCCTGGGCGACATCCGAAGCGCCGCCCCGCGATGAGCCAATCAGCGTCAGCAGGCAGTACTCGTCCATGCTCCCATGCCGGGAGCCGACGGGGCGATACAGGAACGGCTTTCCCCGTTGGCGTGTCATCGAGAAGGCGAGCAGCAGGGCATCCGAGACGATGGCCTTGGCCGTCTCCGGCCGCGTGAAGGCTGCCAGCCCCTGCTCCGGTCCATCGAGAAGCGCCAGATCGTATTGATCCTCGAGACTGCTCAGCGACCGGAACACGTCGATTACCGGAACCATGCTCGGATGGAGCAGGAAGGCGACCGATCCGGGAGTTGCAGAAGAGGCGAATGCTTCAACCATCAAGACTTACCTTAGATACGCGGACTCGTTGCCGTCGGCATCACATGGGGCAACGCGGGAACCAGAAGATGCCGCCGCAGCAGCAGGGGGCAGGTCACCTCGTCCTGCGCGTGCATCGGGATGATGCCGCTGAGCATGGAGGCCACAGAGGGCCGATCCCTCGGAGGGGAGCTCGATGCGAGCCGCGAAAACTCATCCGGCAGCTCCTCCTGGCACAGCACCGCGTCCAGTTCATTCGTGGCAGTCATTATCGTTTCCTCCGCTGAGCGCATCTTTAGGAGTGGAGCATCCGATGGGCGCCGAAAGTGCAAAACCACTTTGGGACCGATGCTCATGCGCTCGAAACGGCAACGTATGCGCCTATTCCCAGTTCCTTGTGCGGCAAGAAGTCCAGCACATCCGGACGCCGGGAAGCTGAAGACCGTCAGGAACCCGGTCGTGCCCGCGATGTTCGGACGTCAACGGTTCGATTGCCCCTTGGGCCGGCACCTTCAAGGCGCAGCTCACCCGGCTGCGCCGTTTGTTTTGGCCGAGTTGCCCTGCTCGGCTCAAAGCAGAACGGCGCCTGGGTTTCCCCAGACGCCGTTCTTTGCAGAAACCGACTCTGCGCTTACTGCTTCGGAGCCGTCGTGGTGCTCGTGGTTCCGGACGTTCCGGTCGCGCCGGTAGTCGAGCGGTTGGCGTTGTTGCCGTTCTTGTCGAACGTCGGAGCGGCTTGAAGTTCGGCCTTCGTCATCCGGAGAACGACGCGCTCGGGCTCGTTCTGGTCATTCGAGGACGTGGTTGCGGCCGTATTGGTCGAAGCGGCGGAACCCGTGCCGGTTGCGGCGGTGTTGCCGGTCGCCGTCGAGCCCGTGGTGCTCACGTTCTTGTTGCTGCTGTCCAGGGCCTGAGCCTGCTGGGCACTCATGAACTCGAGCGCATTGAACGGAACGGCCACATTCTTCTCGCCGATGCCGAGGAAGCCGCCCACACCGACGACCGCGGCCATGACCTGACCGTTGCGATCCAGGATCACGTCATTGACGTCGCCAATGGATTCGTTGTTGGCGCTGACCACGCGAGTTCCGATCAGATCGGAGGCCATGATCTGGTTGGACTGCATCTGGGTCATGAACTGACCGGCCGAGGCGCTGCTCTGGCCCATCGAGGTCGAGGACTGGCCCATGGTGGACGAGCCGGACGTACCGGGCTGCATGGCCGACGAACCGGTGCCTGTCGTGCCGGAACCCGTCGCGGCCGGACGGTCGGTCGGAGCCGACGGGGAGGTCGAGGTCTGCGCAAGGGCGGGTGCAGCCGCGAAAGCCGTCACGACGAGACAAGCTGCCATATGCTTCTTCAGCATTGCGTTATTCTCCTGAAGTTTCTTGAAAATCGCGTTGTGCACCGAGGTGCTCTGGGGTGTAACGCGCAGCGAGAGCGACCGTTCCCAATATTACGGCCTATCAAACTAATGTTATCTGAGCAGTCAAAATCTACATTTCGATATTAATACTTGTTCATTCCCAATTCGACTTCTTCAACACTGCCCATTCCGGTATCAGCGACACTCCATACGCCGATATAAGCAACTCGATTTGGGAAAGGGTTGTTCCAGCGCCGTCGGGATTGGTCGAAAAGATTTCGGCGAGCCCCCTCAAACGGCGCTGGGCTCAGAGACCGAAGTCTTGGAGCGCCGTCGGGGCTTGCCGAGCACGCGCGGGGCCAAGCACGGATCTCCCCGTGCCGCGGTGCGTCATGTCCGAAAAGTCAGGACAGGGATTGTTCGAGCAATGCCAGGCAGAGGCTCGGCATCCGGTTGGTGCTTGCCTTGGCGAGGGGGCTGACATCGCCGAGGCAGCCGACCGGGTTGCGGCTCTTGGGTTTCTGCTCCTGAGGCGTATCGTTGCCTTCCTGACGGCGTACCGGGTGTTGCGCGACGGACCCTCGCGTCTCGTCCTTCACTGTTACGACAGGAAGGTCCGTATCCCGCGCGAAGGTCGTGATCCCGGTACGCGGATCGGACTTGTAGAGCACCTTGCCATTCTGATCCCGCAGGATCACGGCCGCGTTGGACACGCCAACCAGTTCGACGATCGAGACGGCAGCCGGCTGGCTCGCCGGGACCGGCGCGGCGATGCGATCGCCTTTCGCCAGAACACCCCCGGAGAGAGCCAAGGCTTCCGATTGAACCAGAGGGGGCATGTTGAAGGACGCGGGGGCGAAGCTTCCGGCCACGAAGAAAGCCCCAGCCAATCCGACCAAAGCCACAGGTGTGCGGAACATCCCTATCTCCCCTGCTATCCCAGCTCAACAATTCGAAAAAATAACGCGACCATAACTTTGATGTTCCTGTCTCGGATCGAAGGAGTGAAGAATAAAAAGGAGGGAAAAAGCTGGGAACCTTTGTTTTCGATAGGGCGTTCTTTAAGCACCGGCCTCCTGGTCCTCCCCGCATTCCCCTTGTGCATTGGCCGGCACCTTAGACGGGCTTTTGAGCCCGTCTTTTTTTGTGCCCAATACGATCATCATAAAAGAAAAGCCCGGCCAGAGGCCGGGCTAATACTTGGTACTCCAGTGAGCCTTGGTATTAAGCCGTTGCGGCACGAGGCTCGCGACGCCGGGCACTCTGCTGGAAGAACAGGGCTTGGCTGATGACGGCCGACACGT
This region of Microvirga mediterraneensis genomic DNA includes:
- a CDS encoding PRC-barrel domain-containing protein — encoded protein: MLKKHMAACLVVTAFAAAPALAQTSTSPSAPTDRPAATGSGTTGTGSSAMQPGTSGSSTMGQSSTSMGQSSASAGQFMTQMQSNQIMASDLIGTRVVSANNESIGDVNDVILDRNGQVMAAVVGVGGFLGIGEKNVAVPFNALEFMSAQQAQALDSSNKNVSTTGSTATGNTAATGTGSAASTNTAATTSSNDQNEPERVVLRMTKAELQAAPTFDKNGNNANRSTTGATGTSGTTSTTTAPKQ